A part of Terriglobales bacterium genomic DNA contains:
- a CDS encoding cupin domain-containing protein encodes MNRRELCVAMPLLALASSWAANDQTLTSTTFPFDELQKKQGDGHTTRPVVNGKLSTGEHVEVHETTLAPGSMPHAPHRHKHSEFWLIREGTVELNINGQTHRLGPGGVGLATGNDLHGIKNVGDSPANYFVVAIGEMG; translated from the coding sequence ATGAATCGCCGTGAGTTGTGCGTGGCAATGCCGTTACTCGCCCTGGCCAGTTCCTGGGCAGCGAACGATCAGACTCTCACTTCCACCACTTTTCCTTTTGACGAGCTTCAGAAGAAACAAGGCGACGGACACACCACGCGTCCTGTCGTGAACGGCAAGCTTTCAACCGGTGAGCACGTCGAGGTACACGAAACGACGCTCGCTCCCGGATCGATGCCCCACGCACCGCACCGTCACAAGCACAGCGAGTTCTGGCTTATCCGTGAAGGCACCGTGGAACTGAATATCAATGGTCAGACGCATCGCCTTGGTCCGGGCGGCGTGGGATTAGCTACGGGAAATGATCTGCACGGGATTAAGAACGTCGGCGATAGTCCCGCAAACTATTTCGTGGTTGCAATAGGCGAAATGGGCTAG
- a CDS encoding TonB-dependent receptor — MFGQAVNGTLLGTLTDSSGAVVPAAKVTVTEQGTGIPHTTETNASGNYVIPNLPPGNYDVTSEAHGFKKVTRTGVRLDVNQSVRVDMTMELGAVTETVEVTGAVPLLKTDRADVSQNIETTQLEQLPVGGANRNFQNFLALIPGTDKPHRDHSEFFNPQDTLSVEVNGQSREFNQLAIEGVNDDERTGLLQIYVPPAEAIQTVDVTTSNYAAEFGRAGGAVTNVILKSGTNNFHGSLYEFNRISALQARTYFQRAGSVPRTTFNYYGGTIGGPIIKDKTFFFFDLLRINDIRGQFQLTQLPNDAFRNGDVRAAITSGKSNIYNPFTGNADGTGRAAIFASSTPGTATIQGRNGLVDAYNPACTGAPTCTNIVPLAMMDPISLKILALVPHTNLPGLTSNYQENTQFRKDSWSFDTKIDHNFSQKDRLAFRFSRAVQNPFQQPMFGLAGGPIGFQGPGNQHEQSGAINETHIFSPTLVMETRAGISHYRNIAVTSDHGSTATTALGIPGANLDAFTSGLTQVEIQNGFGNPFVGYSASQPWDRGETNIDVVNNWTKISGNHTFKWGADIRRLRDDLVQAQTFGPRGHFTFGTGTTSLNGDTSCSGKACSSTQANNFAAFLIDAPTQVGRDISLVSGSWRETEAFFFGQDTWHATPKLTIDAGLRWELYLPATPSRPGRYSNYDPSINRLVLAGIDGNPLNLGRETYYKYFAPRVGLAYRLSEQTVIRGGFGISYEPFTNNQYAFNFPERQNQGTNQANSFAFPFFSNGLLGTFPNGFPAPSTVAIASDGTVTPSNGDPYNVVDKHFQEPYVESYNLSIQRALPANFVMDLAYVGNHGVKIPVAYNLNAALTPAVNSSGLTNTCTVEALCVQYGRTATTTFLFKPTVSNYNALQARLDRKFKNGFLLTTSYTWSKALAYRSDMGADDGSPDNYLDFQRNYTVTSRNRAHVFVQSYVYELPFGKNKKFLNSGPASWILGGWGISGVLTRMSGTPLHFTADGKALNAPGSTQYPNQVAPFHVLGGVDTNLWFDTTAFVQPQGNGVLGNMRRYQFSGPGYFNLDASLSRKFPVKERMGFEFRAEAFSITNTPHFSNPSVSITSSTYGRITGTGDQNGAVGDGNRVLELSAKFTF; from the coding sequence ATGTTCGGTCAAGCCGTGAACGGCACACTGCTTGGCACGTTGACTGATTCATCAGGCGCCGTGGTGCCAGCCGCAAAGGTCACTGTTACCGAGCAGGGCACCGGGATTCCCCACACGACTGAAACCAACGCCAGCGGAAACTACGTTATCCCGAATCTTCCGCCTGGCAACTACGACGTGACCTCCGAAGCCCACGGTTTCAAGAAAGTGACGAGAACTGGTGTGCGCCTCGACGTCAACCAGAGCGTCCGTGTGGACATGACGATGGAGTTAGGTGCTGTCACCGAAACCGTGGAAGTCACGGGAGCGGTGCCTCTGCTCAAGACCGATCGCGCGGACGTGAGCCAAAACATCGAGACCACGCAATTGGAGCAATTGCCGGTGGGTGGCGCTAATAGGAATTTCCAGAATTTTCTTGCGTTGATTCCTGGTACCGACAAACCACACCGAGATCACTCAGAGTTCTTCAACCCGCAGGACACGCTTTCCGTCGAGGTCAACGGACAATCGCGAGAGTTCAACCAGCTTGCAATTGAAGGCGTGAACGACGACGAACGTACCGGCCTCCTTCAGATCTACGTTCCTCCGGCCGAGGCGATTCAGACCGTCGATGTCACGACAAGCAATTACGCGGCGGAGTTCGGGCGCGCAGGCGGGGCAGTCACGAATGTGATTCTGAAGTCGGGCACAAACAATTTTCACGGCTCGTTGTATGAATTCAACCGCATCAGCGCTCTGCAAGCGCGCACCTATTTTCAGCGAGCAGGTTCTGTACCGCGTACGACTTTCAACTACTACGGTGGAACCATTGGCGGCCCGATCATCAAGGACAAAACGTTCTTCTTCTTCGACCTGCTCCGGATCAACGACATCCGCGGTCAGTTCCAGCTCACGCAGTTGCCGAACGATGCGTTCCGCAATGGAGACGTACGAGCGGCGATAACGTCCGGCAAATCGAATATTTATAATCCCTTCACGGGAAATGCGGACGGAACAGGGCGAGCGGCGATTTTCGCCTCATCCACTCCTGGGACAGCAACCATCCAGGGGCGGAACGGGCTCGTAGATGCTTACAATCCGGCGTGCACCGGAGCTCCAACGTGTACCAACATAGTTCCACTCGCAATGATGGATCCGATCTCGCTGAAGATTCTTGCACTCGTTCCGCACACGAATCTTCCGGGACTTACCAGCAACTATCAGGAAAACACTCAATTCAGGAAAGACAGTTGGTCGTTCGATACAAAGATCGATCACAACTTCAGCCAGAAAGATCGACTCGCGTTTCGCTTCAGCCGCGCCGTGCAGAACCCGTTCCAGCAGCCGATGTTTGGACTTGCTGGTGGCCCGATCGGATTCCAGGGTCCGGGTAACCAACACGAACAGAGCGGAGCGATTAACGAAACGCACATCTTCTCTCCGACTCTCGTGATGGAGACCCGCGCGGGAATCAGCCACTATCGGAATATCGCTGTCACTTCAGATCACGGCTCAACGGCAACTACTGCCCTGGGCATTCCGGGCGCGAACTTGGATGCGTTCACCAGCGGTCTGACGCAGGTGGAAATTCAAAACGGGTTCGGCAATCCCTTTGTCGGATACTCGGCTTCCCAGCCATGGGATCGCGGCGAGACCAACATCGACGTCGTCAACAACTGGACGAAGATCAGCGGCAATCACACGTTCAAGTGGGGCGCTGATATTCGCCGCCTTCGTGATGATCTAGTCCAGGCGCAGACCTTCGGACCTCGCGGACACTTCACTTTTGGTACGGGCACCACGTCGCTCAATGGGGATACCAGTTGCTCAGGCAAAGCGTGTAGTTCTACGCAAGCCAACAACTTCGCTGCATTCCTGATCGATGCACCCACGCAGGTAGGCCGCGATATTTCTCTGGTATCCGGCTCGTGGCGTGAGACCGAGGCATTCTTCTTCGGTCAGGACACATGGCATGCCACACCGAAATTAACCATCGATGCCGGCTTGCGATGGGAGCTCTATCTGCCGGCAACTCCGAGCCGTCCCGGTCGGTACTCCAATTATGATCCTTCGATTAATCGGCTCGTGCTTGCAGGTATCGATGGCAATCCTCTGAATCTTGGCCGCGAAACTTACTACAAGTATTTCGCTCCGCGTGTGGGTCTTGCTTATCGCCTTAGCGAGCAAACTGTCATCCGCGGCGGCTTTGGAATCAGCTACGAGCCGTTTACTAATAATCAGTACGCGTTTAACTTCCCAGAAAGACAGAATCAGGGCACCAATCAAGCGAACAGTTTCGCGTTCCCCTTTTTCAGTAATGGCCTGCTGGGAACTTTCCCGAATGGATTTCCAGCGCCGAGTACGGTTGCCATCGCCAGCGATGGAACTGTGACTCCGAGCAACGGCGATCCGTACAACGTCGTCGACAAGCACTTCCAGGAGCCCTACGTCGAGTCCTATAACCTCTCAATTCAGCGGGCCCTGCCTGCAAACTTTGTGATGGACTTGGCGTATGTTGGCAATCATGGAGTGAAAATTCCAGTTGCTTACAACCTGAATGCTGCGCTCACACCGGCAGTCAATTCTAGTGGGCTCACGAACACTTGCACGGTCGAAGCGCTCTGTGTGCAGTACGGCCGTACTGCAACCACGACTTTCCTGTTCAAGCCCACTGTTTCTAACTACAATGCGCTGCAAGCTCGCCTTGACAGGAAGTTCAAGAACGGCTTCCTGCTGACGACTTCATACACTTGGTCAAAAGCGCTCGCTTATCGGTCCGATATGGGCGCCGATGATGGCAGCCCTGACAACTACCTTGATTTCCAGCGCAACTACACCGTCACAAGCCGTAATCGAGCGCATGTTTTTGTCCAAAGCTACGTCTATGAGCTGCCGTTCGGCAAAAACAAGAAATTCCTCAACTCCGGTCCGGCAAGCTGGATTCTCGGTGGTTGGGGGATCAGTGGAGTCCTGACGCGCATGAGCGGCACCCCGCTGCACTTCACTGCGGATGGCAAAGCTCTCAACGCGCCGGGATCGACGCAGTATCCGAACCAGGTCGCTCCCTTCCATGTACTAGGTGGAGTCGACACTAATCTATGGTTCGACACTACTGCTTTCGTTCAACCGCAAGGCAACGGCGTACTCGGCAATATGCGCCGCTATCAGTTCTCCGGCCCTGGCTACTTCAATCTCGACGCATCCTTGTCCCGCAAGTTTCCAGTCAAGGAGAGGATGGGATTCGAGTTTAGGGCTGAGGCATTCAGCATCACCAACACGCCGCATTTCAGTAATCCCAGCGTGAGCATCACGTCATCAACTTACGGCCGTATCACAGGAACTGGTGACCAAAACGGCGCGGTCGGTGATGGAAATCGCGTGCTGGAGTTGAGCGCGAAGTTCACCTTCTAA
- a CDS encoding carboxypeptidase-like regulatory domain-containing protein — protein MKLIGSILAFLCLATCARAKQAASASGGQFEVSGTLVNWASGEVVHNAFVQLRASREADQPRRSEVGTDGSFIFHNVTPGKYNLGAQAPGFLFQSFDQHEGFSTAIVVGPEKVSTGIVFRMRPMSAITGRVLDEHNEPVRDAQVWLFQKRNDMGRSTTERRGLSATDDLGEYRFGHLGPGTYYLVVSAQPWYRRYFQGGYRRSGFNQHATEIDPALDVAYPLVYYPGTMDADEAGAIVLRAGDRISADFSLTPVQSLHLTIRQGSGEGNQPPAQPSFRQIAFGQPVGFQQANIVYEQGEMEISGIAPGNYDFNLHHFDPTGPTNQRQSLNVQQSGDIDVSAGANLEGVHGVVKFDDTPPQNAFLQFRDLGSGNSMGARVNERGEFNVQPEVSGRYVAMLANAPGYAIRSLSATGARVSGRTIEITGAQPIELSIVASKGVGTINGIVMNGDKPLPGAMVVLVPEDISDNASLFRRDQSDSDGTFMLPDVVPGRYTIIAIRNGWDLEWGSPDVLRPYLAHGTPVQIGGKQTLDIKVAAR, from the coding sequence ATGAAGCTCATCGGTTCCATTCTCGCTTTTCTTTGCTTAGCAACGTGCGCACGAGCGAAGCAGGCGGCGAGTGCGTCCGGGGGGCAATTTGAGGTGAGTGGCACTCTGGTGAATTGGGCTTCGGGAGAAGTTGTCCACAACGCCTTCGTGCAGCTGAGGGCTTCGCGTGAAGCAGACCAGCCGCGGCGATCGGAAGTGGGTACGGACGGCTCCTTCATCTTTCATAACGTTACCCCCGGAAAGTACAACCTCGGCGCACAGGCTCCAGGATTTCTCTTTCAGTCGTTTGATCAGCACGAGGGCTTCAGCACCGCAATTGTGGTTGGTCCAGAAAAGGTTTCTACCGGCATCGTTTTCCGCATGCGTCCGATGAGTGCGATTACCGGACGCGTTCTCGACGAGCATAACGAACCAGTCCGTGACGCTCAGGTGTGGTTGTTCCAAAAACGGAACGATATGGGGCGCTCTACGACTGAGCGTCGAGGGCTCTCCGCTACCGATGATCTCGGCGAGTACCGTTTTGGGCATCTGGGACCGGGGACTTACTACCTGGTCGTTTCGGCGCAGCCGTGGTATCGCCGCTACTTCCAGGGTGGATATCGGCGTAGTGGATTCAATCAGCACGCGACTGAGATTGATCCCGCGCTGGATGTTGCTTATCCACTCGTCTATTACCCAGGAACAATGGACGCGGATGAAGCGGGAGCGATCGTGTTGCGCGCAGGCGATCGCATCAGCGCCGACTTTAGTCTCACGCCAGTGCAATCACTACATCTAACAATTCGGCAGGGCAGCGGAGAAGGGAACCAGCCACCTGCGCAGCCAAGCTTCCGGCAGATTGCCTTTGGGCAGCCGGTTGGATTTCAGCAGGCGAATATTGTTTACGAGCAGGGCGAGATGGAGATCTCCGGGATCGCTCCGGGTAACTACGATTTCAATCTTCATCATTTCGATCCCACTGGCCCTACCAACCAGAGGCAAAGCCTTAATGTTCAGCAGAGTGGCGATATCGATGTGTCTGCTGGCGCAAATCTTGAGGGGGTTCATGGAGTAGTGAAGTTCGACGACACGCCTCCCCAGAATGCGTTTCTCCAATTTCGCGACCTCGGCTCCGGCAATTCGATGGGAGCGCGCGTGAATGAACGCGGAGAGTTCAACGTGCAGCCGGAAGTTTCTGGTCGATACGTAGCTATGCTCGCGAACGCTCCGGGATACGCGATTCGCAGCCTCTCCGCTACCGGCGCGCGCGTGAGCGGACGCACGATTGAAATTACAGGCGCGCAGCCGATTGAGCTTTCGATTGTCGCATCGAAAGGCGTAGGCACGATCAACGGCATTGTCATGAATGGTGACAAGCCACTTCCTGGCGCAATGGTCGTGCTCGTACCGGAGGATATTTCCGATAATGCCAGCCTTTTTCGTCGCGATCAAAGCGACAGCGACGGAACGTTTATGCTGCCTGACGTCGTTCCTGGACGGTACACGATAATTGCCATTCGCAATGGATGGGATTTGGAGTGGGGCTCGCCGGATGTGCTGCGTCCTTATCTCGCGCACGGCACGCCAGTGCAGATCGGCGGCAAGCAGACGCTCGACATCAAAGTCGCCGCTCGGTGA
- a CDS encoding sugar phosphate isomerase/epimerase, with product MSSFSRRDFLGGLIAAGAVAALPMPALAAFEPLYPPMDLSYFDTPISSAPADIKIGYASITWGGNDRQAIDDIASLGYAGIQLRSNVVKEIPDPNEVARLLDQHHLTFVALSSGSINMESPDEKAEIAKHSANARYMHDAHGLYLQMIDMRPKREATADDYKKLGRMLTEIGKRSADLDVKLGYHNHMGSLGQSPEEMDRVMDASDPRYVKLELDIAHCVQGGGDPVKAIQKYKDRLLFVHIKDVESIPKEESRRGRDYRFVELGRGRVDVAASFKALEDNNFRGWAVVELDAVPDPSRTPKDSALISKNYLHDRVGVSL from the coding sequence ATGTCTTCTTTTTCGCGTCGTGATTTTTTAGGCGGGCTCATTGCAGCGGGAGCGGTGGCGGCATTGCCGATGCCCGCGCTTGCCGCGTTCGAGCCGCTGTATCCGCCGATGGATCTTTCCTATTTTGACACTCCGATTTCGTCTGCACCGGCCGATATCAAGATTGGATATGCGTCGATTACCTGGGGCGGTAACGATCGGCAGGCGATTGATGACATCGCGTCCCTTGGCTATGCGGGCATTCAACTGCGTTCGAATGTGGTGAAGGAAATTCCCGACCCGAACGAAGTAGCCAGACTGCTTGACCAGCACCATCTCACGTTCGTCGCGCTCTCGAGTGGCAGCATAAATATGGAGTCGCCCGACGAAAAAGCTGAGATTGCGAAGCACAGCGCCAATGCCAGGTACATGCATGATGCGCATGGGCTCTACCTGCAAATGATCGACATGCGTCCCAAACGCGAAGCCACCGCCGACGACTACAAGAAGCTTGGCCGGATGCTCACGGAAATCGGCAAACGCTCTGCGGACCTGGATGTGAAGCTTGGATATCACAATCACATGGGATCGCTGGGACAAAGCCCGGAAGAAATGGATCGCGTGATGGATGCGAGCGACCCGCGTTACGTGAAGCTCGAGCTCGATATCGCGCACTGCGTGCAAGGTGGCGGCGATCCGGTAAAAGCAATTCAGAAGTACAAAGATCGTCTGCTGTTCGTGCACATCAAGGATGTTGAGAGCATCCCAAAAGAGGAATCAAGGCGCGGGCGCGATTACCGCTTCGTCGAACTCGGCCGCGGACGCGTCGATGTCGCGGCAAGCTTCAAGGCACTCGAAGACAACAACTTCCGCGGCTGGGCTGTGGTTGAACTTGATGCCGTTCCCGATCCTTCGCGAACACCAAAGGACTCTGCATTGATCAGCAAGAACTATCTTCATGACCGTGTGGGAGTCAGCCTATGA
- a CDS encoding Gfo/Idh/MocA family oxidoreductase, whose protein sequence is MLHAGFTGGGNITETHIRAAAAAGLNIAAIYGTNSAKVGTLAQKYGGEPYSDFDRFLSHRPLDIVMLGSPSALHSDEGIAAAQCGLHVLTEKPIDVTVKRADALIKAARAAGVKLGVFFQDRLKPDILRVKDWINSEKLGRPILVEAAVKWYRPPEYYSGSKWRGTLALDGGGALMNQGIHTVDLLIYLLGDITRVQSVTKTALHHIESEDTCVATLEFANGTVGALHATTAAFPGYPRRVEITGTEGTVRIEQDRITRLDLRNPSALADEIEPADQNASASSPVVGDIRGHQRIIEDFVQAIETGRDPVCGGEEGRRSVAVVEAIYQAARVRDAVGCS, encoded by the coding sequence ATGCTTCACGCGGGCTTCACCGGCGGCGGAAACATTACGGAGACTCACATCCGCGCCGCCGCTGCCGCTGGGCTGAACATCGCTGCGATCTACGGAACAAATTCGGCCAAGGTCGGGACGCTTGCTCAGAAATACGGCGGCGAACCGTACAGCGACTTTGATCGCTTCCTCTCGCATCGACCGCTGGATATCGTGATGCTCGGCAGTCCGTCGGCTCTTCATTCCGACGAAGGCATTGCCGCCGCGCAGTGCGGCCTGCATGTGCTCACGGAGAAGCCGATCGATGTGACGGTCAAGCGCGCAGATGCACTGATCAAAGCGGCACGCGCTGCCGGCGTAAAGCTCGGAGTCTTCTTTCAAGACCGCCTCAAGCCCGACATTCTGCGCGTGAAGGATTGGATCAATTCGGAAAAACTTGGGCGTCCCATTTTGGTCGAAGCCGCAGTGAAATGGTATCGTCCGCCAGAGTATTACTCCGGATCGAAGTGGCGCGGCACGCTTGCCCTCGATGGCGGCGGGGCATTAATGAATCAGGGGATTCATACCGTCGATCTGCTCATCTATCTGCTCGGCGATATCACGCGCGTGCAATCAGTCACAAAAACGGCACTCCATCACATCGAGAGCGAAGATACTTGCGTTGCGACTCTGGAGTTTGCGAATGGAACAGTCGGCGCGCTGCATGCGACTACTGCGGCTTTCCCCGGCTATCCTCGACGGGTTGAGATTACCGGAACCGAAGGCACGGTTCGCATTGAGCAGGATCGCATCACGCGTCTCGATCTGCGCAATCCGTCCGCCCTCGCAGATGAGATCGAACCGGCAGACCAAAACGCCAGCGCAAGCTCTCCAGTCGTGGGCGACATTCGCGGACACCAGCGAATCATCGAGGACTTCGTGCAGGCAATTGAAACCGGTCGCGATCCCGTGTGCGGCGGCGAAGAAGGTCGGCGAAGCGTGGCGGTGGTGGAAGCGATTTACCAGGCCGCGCGCGTGCGAGATGCGGTTGGGTGCAGTTAA
- a CDS encoding sugar phosphate isomerase/epimerase family protein — MNSQFRVAVINDEISQDFGHAVDVASREFGMNWIELRGMWNKNILKLDSKEIDEARQILEKAKMRVTDIASPVFKVDWPGAPPSKERERHDTFNADFTFKQQDELLERAFELAKAFNTDRVRIFDFWRLDDQAPYRAAIDDKMRDAADKAAKKKIILVLENEFACNTATGAEAGRLLSAVKAKNFMVNWDPGNAAMRGEKAFPDGYNALPKERIGHVHCKDIQNKPDGSGKQWAAMGRGLIDWTGQFKALKQQGYKYATSLETHWRGGGTPEESTRQSWAGMKEELQKAGALS, encoded by the coding sequence ATGAACTCCCAATTTCGCGTCGCAGTTATCAACGATGAGATCAGTCAGGACTTCGGGCACGCAGTCGATGTCGCCTCGCGCGAGTTCGGTATGAACTGGATCGAGCTGCGCGGGATGTGGAACAAGAACATTCTGAAGCTCGATTCCAAGGAGATCGACGAAGCTCGCCAGATTCTCGAAAAAGCAAAGATGCGGGTGACGGATATCGCCAGCCCGGTTTTCAAAGTTGACTGGCCGGGCGCACCGCCCTCGAAAGAGCGCGAGCGGCACGACACCTTCAATGCCGATTTCACATTCAAGCAGCAGGACGAGCTGTTGGAGCGCGCGTTCGAACTGGCGAAGGCCTTCAACACCGATCGCGTACGTATCTTTGATTTCTGGCGGCTTGACGATCAGGCTCCCTATCGCGCCGCAATCGACGACAAAATGCGCGATGCGGCCGACAAAGCTGCGAAGAAAAAGATCATTCTGGTTCTTGAGAACGAGTTCGCCTGCAACACGGCTACCGGCGCAGAAGCTGGGCGTCTGCTCTCTGCCGTAAAGGCGAAGAACTTCATGGTCAATTGGGATCCGGGCAATGCGGCGATGCGCGGTGAGAAGGCATTCCCGGATGGGTACAACGCCTTGCCAAAGGAACGGATCGGCCACGTCCATTGCAAAGACATCCAGAACAAGCCCGACGGTTCGGGCAAGCAGTGGGCTGCCATGGGTCGCGGGCTCATCGACTGGACCGGGCAGTTCAAGGCGCTCAAGCAGCAAGGCTACAAATACGCGACCAGCCTCGAGACGCACTGGCGCGGCGGCGGGACTCCGGAGGAATCTACGCGTCAGAGCTGGGCAGGCATGAAAGAAGAGCTGCAGAAAGCCGGAGCGCTTTCCTAA